In a genomic window of Flavobacterium sp. KACC 22761:
- a CDS encoding GNAT family N-acetyltransferase: MKNYTIRAIKKEDNKAVAQLIRSVFDEMEIPKVGTAYEDPYLDLMFEEYNKPRSVYFVVENEGEIVGCCGVAPLENGASEICELQKMYFLPKTRGLGIGSDMMEKCLSEARNFGFEKCYIETMPFMHAAQKLYKKSGFEYLDAPMGCTGHNSCPVWMLKVL, from the coding sequence ATGAAAAATTATACAATCCGAGCGATTAAAAAAGAAGACAATAAGGCAGTTGCACAATTAATACGATCTGTTTTTGATGAAATGGAAATTCCGAAAGTGGGTACAGCTTACGAAGATCCGTATCTTGATTTGATGTTTGAAGAATACAACAAACCAAGATCAGTTTATTTTGTGGTAGAGAATGAAGGAGAAATTGTGGGTTGTTGTGGTGTTGCTCCTTTAGAGAATGGAGCGTCAGAAATTTGTGAACTCCAAAAAATGTATTTTTTGCCAAAAACCCGAGGGTTGGGAATTGGAAGCGATATGATGGAGAAATGTCTCTCTGAAGCCCGAAATTTTGGTTTTGAAAAATGTTATATCGAAACGATGCCTTTTATGCATGCGGCTCAAAAATTATACAAAAAATCAGGTTTTGAATATTTGGATGCACCAATGGGATGCACTGGGCATAATTCTTGCCCGGTTTGGATGTTGAAAGTTTTGTAG
- a CDS encoding SAM-dependent methyltransferase: MKSFGKLYLIPTTMGESDPMDVLPQTVRRTIEIIDHYIVENDKTARKSIKAVYPEKKQSELVLFTLNKRTEPSEHLDFIKPLLEGKNMGLMSEAGCPGVADPGAVIVKLAHEKGIQVVPLVGPSSILLAMMASGMNGQSFTFNGYLPIDKDEKKSAIRHFERLSQDKNQSQLFIETPYRNNKLIEDLLQILNPSTHLCIATDITLPTEFIKTMKVSDWKKLKIDIDKRPTIFIIHKM, encoded by the coding sequence ATGAAATCTTTCGGAAAATTATATCTTATTCCAACCACAATGGGCGAAAGCGATCCGATGGATGTTTTACCACAAACCGTTAGAAGAACAATCGAAATTATTGACCATTATATTGTTGAAAACGACAAAACTGCCAGAAAATCTATAAAAGCAGTATATCCAGAAAAAAAACAATCAGAATTAGTTCTTTTTACTTTAAATAAACGTACCGAGCCAAGCGAACATTTAGATTTCATTAAACCATTATTAGAAGGAAAAAACATGGGATTAATGAGTGAAGCCGGCTGTCCCGGAGTTGCTGATCCCGGCGCTGTTATTGTAAAATTGGCGCATGAAAAAGGAATTCAGGTTGTGCCGTTGGTTGGACCATCTTCTATCCTATTGGCCATGATGGCTTCCGGAATGAACGGCCAGAGTTTTACTTTTAATGGTTATTTACCAATAGATAAAGACGAGAAAAAATCGGCAATACGCCATTTTGAGCGATTATCTCAGGACAAAAACCAATCGCAGTTATTTATCGAAACTCCTTATAGAAACAATAAATTGATTGAAGATCTTTTACAGATTTTAAATCCGTCAACACATTTATGTATTGCGACGGATATTACGCTGCCAACAGAATTTATCAAAACCATGAAAGTTTCGGATTGGAAAAAATTAAAAATCGATATTGACAAACGTCCTACGATTTTTATTATTCATAAAATGTAA
- the ribD gene encoding bifunctional diaminohydroxyphosphoribosylaminopyrimidine deaminase/5-amino-6-(5-phosphoribosylamino)uracil reductase RibD — protein MNTHEKYIKRCIELAQNGFGTTYPNPMVGSVIVHEGKIIGEGWHKKAGEPHAEVNAVQSVKDKSLLKKATIYVSLEPCSHFGKTPPCCDLIIANKIPNVVVGTVDPNEKVAGRGIKRLIENGVNVTIGVLEEECNELNKRFFTFHQKKRPYIILKWAESQDGFLAPEKKIDQERQPIWITNQYSRQLAHKWRSEEQAILVGTQTVIDDNPKLNTRDWSGNNPVRIVLDQNNRISKDSFVFDDNVKTIVFSKSENNLSTENTIFEKIDFNENLVSQILAILYQHQIQSVIIEGGRQTLQAFIDSDLWDEARIFIGTTTFEKGVKAPTIQKKNTIKTTIQNDELLYIRNHD, from the coding sequence GTGAATACACATGAAAAATACATAAAACGTTGCATTGAACTTGCTCAAAACGGTTTTGGAACCACTTATCCAAATCCGATGGTTGGAAGCGTAATTGTTCATGAAGGCAAAATAATTGGCGAAGGCTGGCACAAAAAAGCTGGCGAACCGCATGCCGAAGTAAATGCCGTGCAATCTGTAAAAGACAAATCGCTGTTAAAAAAAGCTACCATTTATGTGAGCTTGGAGCCTTGCTCTCACTTTGGAAAAACGCCTCCGTGTTGCGATTTAATTATCGCAAATAAAATTCCGAATGTCGTTGTTGGAACCGTTGATCCAAACGAAAAAGTGGCCGGAAGAGGAATCAAGAGACTAATTGAAAACGGCGTAAATGTTACTATTGGAGTTTTAGAAGAAGAATGTAACGAACTCAACAAACGCTTTTTCACTTTCCATCAAAAAAAGAGACCTTATATTATATTGAAATGGGCCGAAAGTCAAGACGGATTTTTGGCACCTGAAAAAAAAATCGACCAGGAACGCCAACCAATTTGGATTACGAATCAATATTCAAGGCAATTGGCGCATAAATGGCGAAGTGAAGAACAGGCGATTTTAGTAGGAACGCAAACGGTTATTGATGATAATCCGAAATTGAATACTCGAGATTGGTCAGGAAATAATCCGGTTCGAATTGTTTTAGATCAGAATAACCGAATTTCAAAAGACAGTTTTGTTTTTGATGACAACGTAAAAACGATTGTATTCTCGAAATCAGAAAATAACCTTTCAACAGAAAATACCATTTTTGAGAAAATTGATTTTAATGAAAATCTGGTTTCTCAGATTTTAGCTATTTTATATCAGCATCAAATTCAATCTGTAATTATTGAAGGCGGAAGACAAACTTTGCAAGCTTTTATAGATTCGGATTTATGGGATGAAGCTCGAATTTTTATTGGAACAACTACTTTTGAAAAAGGTGTAAAAGCTCCAACAATTCAGAAAAAAAACACAATCAAAACCACTATTCAAAACGACGAATTACTATACATTAGAAACCATGATTGA
- a CDS encoding low molecular weight protein-tyrosine-phosphatase, with protein MPVKILMVCLGNICRSPLAEGILASKLPADKFIVDSAGTGSWHIGHCPDKRSIEVARKNGINISAQKGRQIQASDFDEFDYIYVMDNSNFRDVVHLAKTPEHKNKVRLILNELFPDENVDVPDPYYGSANGFDNVYQMLDEVTDLIADQLLKKHS; from the coding sequence ATGCCAGTAAAAATCTTAATGGTTTGTTTGGGAAATATTTGCAGATCACCTTTAGCCGAAGGAATTTTAGCATCAAAATTACCCGCAGACAAATTTATTGTAGATTCAGCCGGAACTGGATCTTGGCATATTGGACATTGTCCAGACAAACGCTCTATAGAGGTTGCCCGCAAAAACGGAATTAACATCAGCGCACAAAAAGGAAGACAAATTCAAGCTTCTGATTTTGATGAATTCGACTATATTTATGTAATGGATAATTCGAATTTTCGCGATGTAGTTCATTTAGCCAAAACTCCAGAACATAAAAATAAAGTTCGTTTGATTCTGAACGAATTATTCCCAGATGAAAATGTCGATGTACCAGATCCTTATTATGGTTCTGCAAACGGTTTTGACAACGTTTACCAAATGCTAGATGAAGTAACTGACTTAATTGCAGATCAGCTACTTAAAAAGCACTCCTAA
- a CDS encoding acyl-CoA thioesterase, giving the protein MKNHQTQVRVRYSETDQMGVVYHGNYVPYFEIGRVEWLRNKGISYASMEESGIGLPIVSMQINYKKSARYDELLTIHTTFKSQSSVKIEFDCAIYNEANELLTTAVFILVFISLKTGRPTAPPDYILELFKTLE; this is encoded by the coding sequence ATGAAAAATCATCAAACACAAGTGCGTGTTCGTTACTCGGAAACTGATCAAATGGGGGTTGTTTATCACGGAAATTATGTGCCTTATTTTGAGATCGGACGCGTGGAATGGCTTAGAAATAAAGGGATTTCGTATGCTAGCATGGAAGAAAGCGGTATTGGGCTTCCGATTGTTTCGATGCAAATTAATTATAAAAAATCGGCGCGTTATGATGAACTTTTAACAATTCATACCACCTTCAAAAGTCAGTCTTCTGTTAAGATTGAATTTGACTGCGCTATCTATAATGAGGCAAATGAGTTATTAACAACGGCAGTGTTTATTTTAGTATTTATTTCGTTAAAAACGGGTCGTCCAACAGCACCTCCAGATTACATTTTGGAATTGTTTAAAACACTAGAATAA
- the prmC gene encoding peptide chain release factor N(5)-glutamine methyltransferase yields the protein MKIKQYRTQFIKELSPLYDAYEAESFFYLILEDKHKLRQIDLALNHELNFSEKDFVVWDSLLDDLKNEVPIQYLLGKTSFYGLDFEVNENVLIPRPETEELVDWIINENKGKSKEIKILDIGTGSGCIAISLAKNLPKAKVYAIDVSKKALETAKRNAINNNVEVTFMLKDILELEMLKSDYDIIVSNPPYVRNLEKAEIKKNVLDFEPHLALFVDDNDALIFYRKIAELAQKNLLENGQLYFEINQYLGKEMVDLLEKMNFKNIELRKDIYDNDRMISCKVSRTL from the coding sequence ATGAAAATCAAACAATATAGGACTCAATTTATAAAAGAATTATCACCTTTATATGATGCATATGAGGCGGAGAGTTTTTTCTATTTAATTTTAGAAGACAAACATAAATTGCGTCAGATCGATTTGGCTTTGAACCACGAGTTGAATTTTTCTGAAAAGGATTTTGTGGTTTGGGATTCATTATTAGATGATTTGAAAAATGAAGTTCCGATTCAGTATTTACTTGGAAAAACTAGTTTTTATGGTTTGGATTTTGAAGTAAATGAGAATGTTTTGATTCCGAGGCCTGAAACTGAGGAGTTGGTGGATTGGATTATTAATGAAAATAAAGGAAAATCTAAGGAAATCAAAATATTAGATATTGGAACAGGAAGTGGCTGTATTGCTATTTCATTGGCTAAAAATCTTCCAAAAGCAAAAGTTTATGCTATTGATGTTTCGAAAAAAGCATTGGAAACAGCAAAAAGAAATGCGATAAACAATAATGTCGAGGTTACTTTTATGCTAAAAGATATTCTGGAATTGGAAATGTTAAAATCAGATTATGATATTATTGTTTCAAATCCGCCCTATGTCCGAAATTTGGAAAAAGCCGAAATAAAAAAGAATGTTTTGGATTTTGAACCGCATTTAGCACTGTTTGTTGATGATAATGATGCATTGATTTTTTATAGGAAAATTGCAGAATTGGCACAAAAAAATCTTTTAGAAAACGGACAATTGTATTTTGAAATCAATCAATATCTAGGGAAAGAAATGGTTGATTTGCTTGAAAAAATGAATTTCAAAAACATCGAACTCCGAAAAGATATTTACGATAATGATCGAATGATTTCCTGCAAGGTTTCCAGAACATTATAA
- a CDS encoding YigZ family protein, with amino-acid sequence MEYPDTYQTIAFESEEILFKEKGSKFFGYAFPIESEDEVKPIIEDLKKLHPHAVHYCYAYQLGTAPKISYRANDDGEPSNTAGAPIYGQIQSFGLTNVLVVVVRIFGGVKLGVGGLITAYRTTAQMTLEVCEIVEKTIDVHFLISFDYKNMNKVMRVIKEKKLEITSQEMEIDENSGLPIGKIMTKTRKKNAESIFDIFDLMFEIDIKIV; translated from the coding sequence TTGGAATATCCTGATACATACCAAACCATTGCATTTGAATCTGAAGAGATTCTTTTTAAAGAAAAAGGAAGCAAATTCTTTGGCTATGCATTTCCTATTGAAAGCGAAGATGAAGTAAAACCAATAATTGAAGACTTAAAAAAACTTCATCCGCACGCTGTTCATTATTGCTACGCTTATCAATTAGGAACCGCCCCAAAAATATCCTATCGCGCAAATGACGACGGAGAACCCAGCAATACTGCGGGCGCACCGATTTACGGACAAATCCAGTCTTTTGGATTAACTAATGTTCTTGTAGTCGTTGTTCGTATTTTTGGTGGAGTAAAACTAGGAGTTGGTGGTTTGATTACGGCTTACAGAACTACCGCGCAAATGACGCTTGAAGTTTGTGAAATTGTTGAAAAAACAATTGACGTTCATTTTTTAATCTCTTTTGATTATAAAAACATGAACAAAGTCATGCGAGTTATCAAAGAAAAAAAACTAGAAATTACTTCTCAGGAAATGGAAATTGATGAAAATTCTGGGCTTCCAATTGGCAAAATAATGACAAAAACGCGAAAAAAAAATGCCGAATCCATATTCGACATTTTTGATTTAATGTTTGAAATCGATATTAAAATTGTGTAA
- the dnaA gene encoding chromosomal replication initiator protein DnaA, protein MTKTAQSVWENCLSFIKDNIQDQAYKTWFEPIKSVELTDNALYIQVPSKFFYEWLEEHYVKLLKVALTKELGKNAKLLYKIKMENTYGNKQPFTEQLPSSNRVPMKPQEVDAPFKNLNPELKNPFVIPGIRNLKIESQLNPNYSFDNFLEGDSNRLARSAGMAVANKPGGTSFNPLLIFGGVGLGKTHLAHAIGVEVKDKYPEKTVLYISAEIFTQQYIDSVKKNNRNDFIHFYQLIDVLIIDDVQFLSGKSGTQDVFFHIFNYLHQNGKQVILTSDKAPVDMQDIEQRLLSRFKWGLSAELHQPDYETRISILKNILYRDGVDMPEDILEYVARNIKTNVRELEGAIISLIAQSSFNKKEVTIELAKSVVEKFVKNVKREISIDYIQKIVSDYFQLDIETLQSKTRKRHVVQARQLAMFFAKKFTKASLANIGSQIGDRDHATVLHACKTVDNLVSTDKQFKKFVEDINKKLTL, encoded by the coding sequence ATGACTAAAACTGCTCAATCGGTATGGGAAAACTGTTTGTCCTTTATAAAAGACAATATTCAAGATCAAGCATATAAAACTTGGTTCGAACCAATCAAATCAGTTGAGCTAACCGACAACGCATTATATATTCAGGTACCAAGTAAATTCTTCTACGAATGGTTAGAGGAACACTACGTTAAATTATTGAAAGTTGCGCTTACCAAAGAACTAGGAAAAAACGCAAAGTTACTCTATAAAATTAAAATGGAAAACACTTACGGAAACAAACAGCCGTTTACCGAGCAGCTGCCAAGTTCCAACAGAGTACCAATGAAACCGCAAGAGGTTGATGCTCCGTTTAAAAACTTAAATCCTGAGCTTAAAAATCCTTTTGTAATTCCGGGAATACGAAATCTAAAAATTGAATCACAACTAAACCCAAATTACAGTTTTGACAATTTTCTTGAAGGAGACTCAAACCGTTTGGCGCGTTCTGCAGGTATGGCTGTTGCCAATAAACCTGGAGGAACTTCATTTAATCCGTTATTGATTTTTGGTGGAGTTGGTTTAGGAAAAACACACTTAGCGCACGCTATAGGTGTTGAAGTAAAAGATAAATATCCTGAAAAAACGGTTTTATATATTTCTGCCGAAATTTTCACACAACAATATATTGATTCTGTTAAAAAGAATAACCGTAATGATTTCATTCATTTTTATCAGTTAATTGACGTTTTGATTATTGACGATGTTCAGTTTTTATCTGGAAAATCAGGAACTCAGGACGTTTTCTTCCACATTTTTAATTACTTGCACCAAAACGGAAAACAGGTAATTTTGACTTCAGATAAAGCGCCTGTTGATATGCAAGATATCGAACAACGTTTGTTATCTCGTTTCAAATGGGGATTATCTGCAGAATTGCATCAACCAGATTACGAAACGCGTATTTCGATCTTAAAAAACATTTTATACCGTGACGGTGTTGATATGCCGGAAGATATTTTAGAATATGTTGCAAGAAATATCAAAACCAATGTTCGTGAGCTTGAAGGTGCAATTATTTCATTAATTGCTCAATCTTCTTTCAACAAAAAAGAAGTTACTATTGAGTTGGCAAAAAGTGTTGTAGAGAAATTTGTTAAAAACGTAAAGAGAGAAATCTCAATCGATTATATTCAAAAAATTGTATCTGATTATTTCCAATTGGATATTGAAACGCTTCAATCTAAAACCAGAAAAAGGCACGTTGTACAAGCGAGACAATTGGCTATGTTTTTTGCCAAGAAATTTACAAAAGCATCTTTGGCAAACATTGGGTCACAAATTGGAGATCGCGACCACGCTACCGTTTTGCATGCTTGTAAAACCGTTGACAATTTAGTTTCTACAGACAAACAATTCAAGAAATTTGTCGAAGACATCAACAAAAAATTAACGCTATAA
- a CDS encoding energy transducer TonB codes for MKKFLVLVLICFVQNTFSQNTMQNSKSTETVITIDQPAGNSATTSNEDNAVYNAAGIDVKPDFPGGMEKFYQFVDSNFKIPEGAKNIKGKKIYITFIVEKDGSLTDIKVLRDAGYNTGAEALRVLKNSPKWNPGEHNGKKIRVLYSLPITIK; via the coding sequence ATGAAAAAATTTCTTGTCCTTGTTTTGATTTGTTTTGTACAAAATACATTTTCGCAAAACACTATGCAGAACTCAAAAAGTACTGAAACAGTAATAACTATAGATCAACCTGCAGGTAATTCAGCAACGACTAGCAATGAGGATAATGCCGTTTATAACGCGGCTGGTATAGATGTTAAACCAGACTTCCCAGGGGGAATGGAAAAATTTTATCAATTTGTCGACAGCAATTTTAAAATTCCTGAAGGAGCAAAAAATATAAAAGGAAAAAAAATCTACATAACATTCATCGTTGAAAAAGACGGCTCATTAACTGACATAAAAGTCCTTAGAGATGCAGGTTACAATACAGGAGCCGAAGCACTTCGAGTTTTAAAAAATTCCCCAAAATGGAATCCTGGAGAACATAATGGTAAAAAAATAAGAGTTTTATATTCGCTTCCAATAACTATCAAATAA
- a CDS encoding energy transducer TonB encodes MKKLSILILICATQSVFSQKTQRTSETISSNLVLNDSVDYMLVDKSKDHVENLNYKVYTSFDIDEKPDFPGGMDLFFKFVDENFKKPAKNPEIKGKVYVEFIIEKNGSLTGLKVLRDIGYGTGDEAIRILKKCPKWIPGELNGKKVRVLFGIPLIIK; translated from the coding sequence GTGAAAAAACTTTCAATATTGATTTTAATTTGCGCCACCCAAAGTGTTTTTTCCCAAAAAACACAACGTACTTCTGAAACAATAAGTTCAAATCTTGTCCTTAATGATTCCGTGGATTATATGTTAGTAGACAAATCCAAAGATCATGTCGAAAATCTCAACTATAAAGTTTATACCTCATTTGACATAGACGAAAAACCAGATTTTCCAGGAGGCATGGACTTATTTTTCAAATTTGTTGATGAAAACTTTAAAAAACCAGCAAAAAATCCTGAAATAAAAGGAAAAGTATATGTAGAATTTATAATTGAAAAAAACGGCTCATTAACTGGCCTAAAAGTTTTAAGAGATATCGGCTACGGAACTGGTGACGAAGCAATTCGAATACTGAAAAAATGCCCAAAATGGATTCCGGGAGAACTGAATGGCAAAAAAGTAAGAGTTTTATTCGGTATCCCATTAATTATAAAATAG
- a CDS encoding HAD family phosphatase produces the protein MIDTIIFDFGDIFINLNKQGTISGLKKLGMTEWNSEMDRLNLLFETGDVSYDDFVGGFQKELPNASIEEILEAWNAVLADFPSYRLEFLKELSKKYRLFLLSNTDSIHINTFQNRSGVDFYTEFYNCFEKVHFSYEMGLRKPDPKIYQVLLDRHNLVPENTLFVDDKTENTDSASTLGIKVWNLQVGKEDVVDLFSKGLL, from the coding sequence ATGATTGATACGATAATTTTTGACTTTGGCGATATTTTCATCAATTTAAATAAACAAGGAACAATTTCGGGATTGAAAAAATTAGGGATGACCGAATGGAATTCAGAAATGGATCGTTTGAATTTATTGTTTGAAACTGGCGATGTTTCATACGATGATTTTGTTGGCGGATTTCAAAAAGAACTTCCAAATGCTTCTATTGAAGAAATTCTGGAAGCCTGGAATGCCGTTTTGGCTGATTTTCCGTCGTATCGATTAGAATTTCTAAAAGAGCTTTCAAAAAAATACAGATTGTTTCTTTTAAGCAATACTGATTCAATTCATATCAATACTTTTCAAAACAGAAGCGGAGTTGATTTTTACACTGAATTTTACAATTGTTTTGAAAAAGTTCATTTTTCGTATGAAATGGGATTGAGAAAACCAGATCCAAAAATCTATCAAGTTCTGCTTGACAGACACAATTTAGTTCCAGAAAACACATTGTTTGTTGATGACAAAACAGAAAACACAGACAGTGCCTCCACTTTAGGAATTAAAGTTTGGAATCTGCAAGTTGGAAAAGAAGATGTTGTCGATTTATTTAGCAAAGGCTTATTATAA